DNA from Arthrobacter sp. PvP023:
GTCCGGGGCCTGGCGACTGCCCAGCGGCTGTCCCGGGACATGGAGCTGCACTTCGTCAGGGCGGCGCGCACCGGGCGTTCTGCCATCCTTGCCGCGTACGACGTCACCGAAACGCCGTCGGGCATCCGGCGCAATGCCGAAGCGTCCGACGTCCTCCGCGCCCACGGACACCGGGCCCGGGTGATCGAACTCAACGGTGACCTGCTCTTCGCCGGGAGCGAATCCATGGCGCGCGAGCTCAGCAGCCTGGATGACGACGTCGAGCTGGTGGTTCTGGACTTCCGCCGAACCGATCAGGTGAGCGAGGTGGCGCTGCGCCTTCTCGAGGCGGCGCGTCAGGGCCTGTCCGGCGGGGGCCGCGAGCTGGTGCTGATCGAAGCGGACGGCGCGGTGGCGGACTCACTCGGCGAACGGAAGGGGCACCCGGACGGGGCGGTACCGTCGTTTTCGACCCGGAGTGCCGCCGTCGAATTCTGTGAAAACCGGCTGCTGGCAAAGTACGGGGACGGGCTGCTGCTCCGGGACCACGTTCCTGTTACCGACTCGCCCGCGCTGGCGCCGCTCGATGAGGCGGACGCGCTGGCCCTGCAGGGCCTCATGACAGCAAGGAAGTACGACGACGGCGACGTCATCCGCCGCATTGGCCTGCGGTTCGGCGGCGTCTACTTCATTACTTCCGGCAAGGTCAGCAGTACGTCGCCCGGGCCCACCTCCGACCGGGTCAAACTCAACACCCTCAGCGCCGGCATGACGTTCGGCGAGCTGGCGCTGGGCAGCGGCAACCGGCAGGAAACGACGGTCAGGGCGGACGGCCCCGTGGAGGTGATGGTGCTCAGTGCCGAGGCAATCTCCGACCTGGAGTCCACAGATCCGAGGCTTGCCATCGCCCTGTGGAAAGCCCTGACCCGGGATGCGTACACGCGGGTGGAACAGTACCTGCGTGAATCGGCCGTCCGGATCCGCGAGTAGCCGCCGCTTGGTTGCTCACGGCAACGGATGGCAGACTATCGATATGGACTTTGCCGCCCGCTATGTTGCCTTGGGAGATTCGTTCACGGAAGGTGTCGGCGACGACGATCCGGCCCGCCCGAACGGCGTACGGGGCTGGGCGGACCGCGTGGCCGAGCAGCTCGGCGCGGCGGACCCGGCCTTCGGTTACGCCAACCTCGCCATCAGGGGCCGGAAACTCCGCCAGATCATGGCGGAGCAGGTGGACGCCGCCGTCGAACTTAAGCCCACGCTGGTGACCGTTTACGCCGGGGCCAACGATATCCTCCGTCCCAAGATCGACATCGACGACCTTTTGGCGGAGTACGACGCCGGCATCCGCAAGTTGAGTGCCACGGGTGCCACCGTGGTGATGTTCACGGGTTTCGACGCCCGCGGTTCCAAGGTTTTCGGCACCATGCGCGGCCGCACCGCCATCTACAACGAGCTGGTGCGCGGCATTGCGGGCGACCACGGCGCCCTGCTGGTGGATTACTGGCGCTTCAGCGAATACTACGACTGGGGCATGTGGGCCAAGGACCGGATGCACATGTCCGCGGCCGGTCACGCGAACATGGCCAAGAGGGTGCTGACTGTCCTCGAACACGATCACTCCATCGATGTGCCGCCCATGACGCCCGTTCCTGAGCTGAGCCGGGCCGATGCCATCAGGGCGAACGCGCGCTGGGTGCGGGAGTTTGCGGGACCTTGGGTGGTCCGCCGGGTCACGGGGAAGTCCTCGGGTGACGGCCTCCAGCCGCGGTACAGCCAGCTCACCCGGCTTTAGCGCCGGAAGCTACCGCCGGAAGCCGGGCGTCGCGAGCAGTTCGCCGCCGGCCCGCACCGCCAGTACTTCGATGTCCCACCCGTCCGTTGCGCGGTCCAGCATCGGCAGGCCGCCGGCCACGATCGCCGTCGCCAGCACGTCAGCAGTGACGATGTCCGCTGCCGCAACGGAAACCTGGCGGAACACCGGGGCAGCCGGGGCTGGACGGGCGCCACGGCCTGCTCCGCCGGCAGCCCAGATGTGGTCTCCCCGCTCCGCGGAACCGGAAGTTGCCAACGCCAGTTTCGCCCCGGCAAAGCCGCCCAACGGGTGGCCGGCAATAAGGGTGCGGCGGTCCTCCGGATCAACAATCCCGGCCCTCCACGGCTCGCGGTTCCCGGATTCCGTGGCCCCCGGGGCGGGGGATCCGCTGACCAGCACGTCGCCGCCGGCGTTCAGGCACCAGTCTCGAAGGCCTAGCGCCAGCAGGGATGTGCCCGCCTCCTGGATGGCATATCCCTTGACGATCCCGGACAGGTCGAGGACGCCGTCGGGCCGTTCAGGGGTGAAGGCCCCTTCGGTCAGCAGCCGCCAGCCGACGGCGTCGGCGTAGAGGCGGCGCATCTCCTCGGACGCGTCCGGGAGTGTGATCTCGGCGCGCGCCAGCCGGCTGGCCTCCGAGTCCGGGCGGTAGAGGCTGAACGTCTCGTCCAGACCCGCGAAAACCCGTTCGACGACGGCGGTGGCCGCTACCAGCTCGTCCGCGCCCGAGGCTGCGGGCACAGTGAGGCTCACCACCGTTCCCATGCAGCTGAAGGTCCTGGCCCGCAATGCGGGCCGCCCCAGCGGCTGTTCCCTGCCGGCGGCCGGCTCCGGTAAGGGCCGCCGGAGTCCAGCCCCGGTCTGGTGATCAGAGGTTCGCTGCATCGATGGCCGCCTGGAGTGAGCTCAGGTAGGCGTCGCTGGTCACAGTGGCGCCTCCAATGGTCTGCACGTCCGCTGACTGCGCAGCGAGGACTTCGGCTTTGAGGAGGGGTGCGGCGCGGTTGCTGATCTGGATGGACTTGCGGTCGTCGTCTGTCAGCTGCAGCGCCACGACGTCCGTGATGGCACCTGACTTGACCGTGATCTGGACCTGGACGGCGCCGAAGCGCGTCTGCACCACACTGCCGGCGTAGGTTCCCCCGGCCTTTGCGGCGGCCCCGGTTGTGGGCTCCGCGGCAGTGCCCGAACCTGTCCCGGTGGTACCGGCGGAGGAGCCGGTTCCGGTGGAGCCGGAGGAGCTTGAGGAGCCCGAGCTTGAGCCGGAGGAACCCGTTGCGCCGGCAGTGCCGGCAGTGCCGTTGGTTCCTGCCGACGTGCTGGCCGCGGCGCTCGGTGCCTCCGCCACGTGGATGCCTGATTGCCACCCCGCAAGAAGGATGCCCGCGGAGGCAAGTGCTGCTGATACTGCTGCGCGTATTCTCACCAGTCAAACCTTTCGTAGTGGAGTTGGTCTTCCTTGACGCCCGCGGCGCGGGCGTCGGCAATTACGTTTCGGGCCCACGCCGCCGGCCCGCAGACATAGACGTCCGCGTTTGCGACGTCGGGGGCATAGTCGGCCAGCCGATGGCCGGCCCGTGTGGCGCTGTCCGGGAGCCAGCTTCCCGTGTGACGGACCGAGCGGGCGCCGGTCAGATGGAACAGGGTGGCTCCCCGGTTCCGGGCAAGTTCCAGGATCTCGTCGCCGAGGTACAGTTCCTGCTCGCTGCGGCCCCGAAGGATCACGGTCGCCTGCCCTGGCGCGAAAGGCGTCGATTCCAAGAGGGCCCGAAGGGGCGTGATCCCGATCCCGGCGCCGATCATCACCACCCTGTCGCGGCTGCGGGCCGCGGTGCTGAAGATTCCGTACGGTCCCTCCACGGCGACCTTCGTCCCCGGTTTCACGCCGGCGAGCTGGGCAGATCCGCGTCCAAGATTGCGGACGGTGATCCGCAGCAAGCCGCGCCCTGAGGCATCGAACTGCAACGGCTCGGCGGAGAGGCTGAACGGATGAGGGTGCCACCACAGACCCGGGGCCAGGAACCTCCAGATGAAGAACCTGCCTCCGGTTCCGGCCAGTTCGTCAAGGTGCAGCCCGTGCATCTCAATGCTGACCACTCCGGGTGCCACCTGCACCACGCGGCTGACGGTGAGCTGATGCCGGAACGTGGCAACGACGGGCTCAAGAACGCGGTAGTGCAGGAGCGCGGCGCCGGTTGCGATGCATACGGCTAGCCAGTACCAGCGCTGCCAGGTGCCCTCGGCGAACAGCCCGCCTACGCTGAACTGGTGGGGCAGCGACGTTGCGACGGCGGCATAGGTCAGCAGGTGCACCGCGTACCAGAACTCGTAGGGAAAGCGCCTGCGGACGGCCACCAGGGACGTCACCACAACGGCGATGAACAGCGCCATGGAGACATAGGCCAGCCACATGTCCGGCACCAGCACCCAGAGGGACACGGCTTCGCTGACGGGATCCAGCCCTTCGGCCATCCCGTAGCCGATGGCGATCAGGATCCCGTGCGCCAGCAGAAGGTAGAGCGACGGCTTCCCGAGCTTCCGGTGGAATTCCAGGGCGCGGTCGTGGCCAACGGACTGGTCAATGAGGGGAATCCGTGCCGCCAGCAGCAGCATCAGGAGGACCAGGTCCATGCCGGCCAGCCCGGCCACAATGCCCAGGGCGGTGAAAGCTCCGGCGAGTGTCGAGAATCCCGTTGCGCCGCCGTCGGCCAGCCACAGTGCCACGGCGGCTGCAACGGATGCCCAGGCAGCCGTTGTCAGCAGATCGGCGCGGAACAGGCGACGGCGGTGCGCGGCCGTGAAAGTTCCCCGCCCCTTGCGGGAGCCGTTGGAACCGGCGGGCAAAGCCGGCAGGAGTTGTGTGTTCATGCTTCAACTTTGCGGCGGGATCCTTTCATTCTGCTGTGAAAAGACTGCGGCGCCGATGTGACTCGAGTACGGTGAGGCTGGCGGCCTTATACACCCGCGGGCGGGCATCGATGGCTACCCGATTGGCCTTTAATTAGTCAAGCTCGTAGACTTGGTAGGCGCTAGGTGGCGCGGAGCGTGTGCAATTGCTCCGGTTGGCGGGATCTGTCCTCAATATCGACAGTCCTCAAGGCCGGTAGTTAGGGGCTCAAGTTGCGTGCACTCCTGTATTCGCCCAGCATCCCGATACTTCGCAGTGGTTTCCGCTGCCCGGTACTCGTGGCCAATCATGTTCGCCCGTAGTGCGGAAACAGCCGGCTTTCGCCGACTGTCCACGCCTGCGGACCGCCGAACGTGTGAAAGCTGGATGCGGACGCCACCTGTCGCACGGGACGCGGAACGCTGCGGACCGTTTCATTTATTTTCATGAGGAGAGTCGTCATGGCAGCACACTGCCAGGTGACCGGAGCCGAGCCGGGCTTTGGACACAGCATTTCGCACTCGCACCGCCGCAACAAGCGCCGGTTCGACCCGAATATCCAGAAGAAGCGCTACTGGGTTCCGTCCCTGCGCCGTAATGTCACCCTGCAGGTCTCTGCACGTGGCATCAAGACCATCGACGTGCGTGGCATCGACGTTGTCGTAGCCGCCATCCTGGCACGAGGAGTGAAGCTCTAGTGGCTAAGGACAAGGACGTACGTCCGATCATCAAGCTCAAGTCGACCGCTGGCACGGGTTACACCTATGTCACGCGCAAGAACCGTCGTAACGACCCGGACCGCATGGTTCTGAAGAAGTACGACCCCCGCATCCGTAAGCACGTCGAATTCCGAGAGGAGCGCTAAGCACTATGGCTAAGAAGTCAATGATCGCTAAGAACGAACAGCGTAAAGTCATCGTCGAGCGCTATGCTGCAAAGCGCCTCGAACTGAAGAAGGCCCTGGTTGACCCCGCGTCAACCGACGAAGCACGCGAAGCTGCACGCCTCGGCCTGCAGAAGCTGCCCCGCAACGCCTCCCCGGTACGTCTGCGTAACCGCGACATCATCGATGGCCGCCCGCGCGGTACCTTCCAGAAGTTCGGTATCTCCCGTGTTCGCTTCCGCGACATGGCTCACCGCGGTGAGCTCCCGGGCATCACCAAGTCTTCCTGGTAATCCAACACTGCTGCTAAACCAGCACTGCTGATTCCAGTGGTCTAAGAAGGGCCGGCAACCTCACGGTTGCCGGCCCTTCTTGCGCTTAACTGCTCGCTCGTTCGACCTGGACCAGACGCGGTGATGCAGCACACAGAATCCGGGGACGACGCCGGCGCCCCTGGAAGCACCCCCGCGGCCCGTTTGGGCCCGGACTGGCGCGGTTTGGCACCCCGTGAGGGGAGCGTTTGCGGTGGGACCAAAGTAGGTGTATTGTTTTCTAAGTCGCCGAGAGGGGGCCGGCGAGAAGCTGGTTACCGAAGGCGGCCAAAACCCCTTCTAAACAGCCGAAAAACGGTTCGCCACTTGGCGTGCGGTTCGAAGGCGGGGATGGTCTCGATGACCGGCAGATCGCGGAAACGCTGATTTGCTTTGAGTCTTGAGTTCAGGTAAGTTTGGGAAGTTGCTCCGGAGCGATCCACGGCTGGGATGTTGTGGTGGTGCCGGGTGTGTCTGTTGTTTGAGAACTCAATAGTGTGCCAAGTTTGTTGATACCAATTTATTTTATGGATTGGTTGAATTGACTGGATCCGCCACCCCGTGGTGTGGTCTGGTTTTTACAGCTGGTTTCAAATTTTGTGCAGTCTGGTTCCGCGTTTTCCCGTGGTTCCTGGTTGTGTCTGTTTTTGTTTTACTTCAACGGAGAGTTTGATCCTGGCTCAGGATGAACGCTGGCGGCGTGCTTAACACATGCAAGTCGAACGATGAACCTCACTTGTGGGGGGATTAGTGGCGAACGGGTGAGTAACACGTGAGTAACCTGCCCTTAACTCTGGGATAAGCCTGGGAAACTGGGTCTAATACCGGATATGACTCCTCATCGCATGGTGGGGGGTGGAAAGCTTTTTGTGGTTTTGGATGGACTCGCGGCCTATCAGCTTGTTGGTGAGGTAATGGCTCACCAAGGCGACGACGGGTAGCCGGCCTGAGAGGGTGACCGGCCACACTGGGACTGAGACACGGCCCAGACTCCTACGGGAGGCAGCAGTGGGGAATATTGCACAATGGGCGAAAGCCTGATGCAGCGACGCCGCGTGAGGGATGACGGCCTTCGGGTTGTAAACCTCTTTCAGTAGGGAAGAAGCGAAAGTGACGGTACCTGCAGAAGAAGCGCCGGCTAACTACGTGCCAGCAGCCGCGGTAATACGTAGGGCGCAAGCGTTATCCGGAATTATTGGGCGTAAAGAGCTCGTAGGCGGTTTGTCGCGTCTGCCGTGAAAGTCCGGGGCTCAACTCCGGATCTGCGGTGGGTACGGGCAGACTAGAGTGATGTAGGGGAGACTGGAATTCCTGGTGTAGCGGTGAAATGCGCAGATATCAGGAGGAACACCGATGGCGAAGGCAGGTCTCTGGGCATTAACTGACGCTGAGGAGCGAAAGCATGGGGAGCGAACAGGATTAGATACCCTGGTAGTCCATGCCGTAAACGTTGGGCACTAGGTGTGGGGGACATTCCACGTTTTCCGCGCCGTAGCTAACGCATTAAGTGCCCCGCCTGGGGAGTACGGCCGCAAGGCTAAAACTCAAAGGAATTGACGGGGGCCCGCACAAGCGGCGGAGCATGCGGATTAATTCGATGCAACGCGAAGAACCTTACCAAGGCTTGACATGGGCCGGACCGGGCTGGAAACAGTCCTTCCCCTTTGGGGCCGGTTCACAGGTGGTGCATGGTTGTCGTCAGCTCGTGTCGTGAGATGTTGGGTTAAGTCCCGCAACGAGCGCAACCCTCGTTCCATGTTGCCAGCGCGTAATGGCGGGGACTCATGGGAGACTGCCGGGGTCAACTCGGAGGAAGGTGGGGACGACGTCAAATCATCATGCCCCTTATGTCTTGGGCTTCACGCATGCTACAATGGCCGGTACAAAGGGTTGCGATACTGTGAGGTGGAGCTAATCCCAAAAAGCCGGTCTCAGTTCGGATTGGGGTCTGCAACTCGACCCCATGAAGTCGGAGTCGCTAGTAATCGCAGATCAGCAACGCTGCGGTGAATACGTTCCCGGGCCTTGTACACACCGCCCGTCAAGTCACGAAAGTTGGTAACACCCGAAGCCGGTGGCCTAACCCCTTGTGGGAGGGAGCTGTCGAAGGTGGGACTGGCGATTGGGACTAAGTCGTAACAAGGTAGCCGTACCGGAAGGTGCGGCTGGATCACCTCCTTTCTAAGGAGCACCTACAGCAACCTCACCCCGTGTATGCGGGTGTGGTGGTGTTGTCAGGAGTACGCCCGTTGCGCAGACGCTAGTTCTGCGGCGGGTGCTCACGGGTGGAATATCAGCAAATAGCGGCCGCATGGTTTTGTCCTTGCCCAGTACGGATGCTCTTGAGTGTCCTGGAACGGCGGGGGCGGGGCGCAGGCGGTTTAGTGTTTGGCACACTGTTGGGTCCTGAGGCAACAGGACCGGGAGGGTTTCTTCCCGGGTTTTGTTTGTTTCTGGTTTCCTGGCTGCACCGATCACACGGTTGTTGTCCCTTTGCGGGGGTGCGTGTGTGGGGTGTGTGGTACGGGGTTGTTGTTTGAGAACTACATAGTGGACGCGAGCATCTTTTATAAGAAGCAATTTCCAAGAATATGAACCTGGATCTGGTTCTTCGCCTTTCGGGGTGGGGGATTGGTTTCTGTGGTTCTCTCGAAAATTAGCGTTTTTGATCTTTTGTGGTCAAGTTTTTAAGAGCACACGGTGGATGCCTTGGCATTAGGAGCCGAAGAAGGACGTAGGAATCTGCGATAAGCCTGGGGGAGTCGATAACCGGACTGTGATCCCAGGGTGTCCGAATGGGGAAACCCCGCCAGGGACGCGAGTTGCCTGGTGACCCGCATCTGAACACATAGGGTGCGTGGAGGGAACGCGGGGAAGTGAAACATCTCAGTACCCGCAGGAAGAGAAAACAATAGTGATTCCGTTAGTAGTGGCGAGCGAACGCGGATCAGGCTAAACCGTTCCATGTGTGATAGCCGGCGGGCGTTGCATGGTCGGGGTTGCGGGACTTTCCGTGCTGTCTCTGCCGGGACAGCGAGGTGTGATGTGCAGGCATAGGTGAACGGTCTTGAAAGGCCGGCCAGAGAGGGTGTGAGCCCCGTAACCGTAATGTTGTGTACCGCCTGGGAAGTATCCCAAGTAGCACGGGGCCCGAGAAATCCCGTGCGAATCTGTCAGGACCACCTGATAAGCCTAAATACTCCCTAATGACCGATAGCGGACCAGTACCGTGAGGGAAAGGTGAAAAGTACCCCGGGAGGGGAGTGAAACAGTACCTGAAACCGTGTGCTTACAATCCGTCGGAGCCAGTCTGATTCTGGTGACGGCGTGCCTTTTGAAGAATGAGCCTGCGAGTTAGTGTTACGTCGCGAGGTTAACCCGTGTGGGGCAGCCGTAGCGAAAGCGAGTCTGAATAGGGCGTTGCAGTGGCGTGATCTAGACCCGAAGCGAAGTGATCTACCCATGGCCAGGTTGAAGCGACGGTAAGACGTCGTGGAGGACCGAACCCACTTCAGTTGAAAATGGAGGGGATGAGCTGTGGGTAGGGGTGAAAGGCCAATCAAACTTCGTGATAGCTGGTTCTCCCCGAAATGCATTTAGGTGCAGCGTTGCGTGTTTCTTACCGGAGGTAGAGCTACTGGATGGCTAATGGGCCCTACAAGGTTACTGACGTCAGCCAAACTCCGAATGCCGGTAAGTGAGAGCGCAGCAGTGAGACTGTGGGGGATAAGCTTCATAGTCGAGAGGGAAACAGCCCAGACCACCAACTAAGGCCCCTAAGCGTGTGCTAAGTGGGAAAGGATGTGGAGTTGCGAAGACAACCAGGAGGTTGGCTTAGAAGCAGCCATCCTTAAAAGAGTGCGTAATAGCTCACTGGTCAAGTGATTCCGCGCCGACAATGTAGCGGGGCTCAAGTACACCGCCGAAGTTGTGGCATTCACATTTTATCCAAGCCGCCTCCTTTGTGGGGTTGGTTCAGGAGTGTGGATGGGTAGGGGAGCGTCGTGTGGGCAGTGAAGTCGCGGTGTAAACCAGCGGTGGAGCCTACACGAGTGAGAATGCAGGCATGAGTAGCGAAAGACGGGTGAGAAACCCGTCCGCCGAATGATCAAGGGTTCCAGGGTCAAGCTAATCTGCCCTGGGTAAGTCGGGACCTAAGGCGAGGCCGACAGGCGTAGTCGATGGACAACGGGTTGATATTCCCGTACCGGCGAAAAACCGCCCATGCTGAACAGGGGATACTAACCGCCCGAGACCTGCCCGATCACCCTTGTGGTGTGAGGGTTTTGGTGGAGCGCGGGACCTGATCCTGGGAGGTAAGCGTATTAACAGGTGTGACGCAGGAAGGTAGCCGAGCCGGGCGATGGTTGTCCCGGTCCAAGGATGTAGGGCGAACGGTAGGCAAATCCGCCGTTCATGATGCCTGAGACCTGACGGGACCCCTTTAGGGGGGGATTCGGTGATCCTATGCTGCCTAGAAAAGCATCGACGCGAGGTTTTAGCCGCCCGTACCCCAAACCGACACAGGTGATCAGGTAGAGAATACTAAGGCGATCGAGAGAATTATGGTTAAGGAACTCGGCAAAATGCCCCCGTAACTTCGGGAGAAGGGGGGCCCCAACCTTGATGGACACACGCTGTCCGGAGGGGATCGGGGCCGCAGAGACCAGGGGGAAGCGACTGTTTACTAAAAACACAGGTCCGTGCGAAGTCGCA
Protein-coding regions in this window:
- the rpmB gene encoding 50S ribosomal protein L28, with product MAAHCQVTGAEPGFGHSISHSHRRNKRRFDPNIQKKRYWVPSLRRNVTLQVSARGIKTIDVRGIDVVVAAILARGVKL
- a CDS encoding ferric reductase-like transmembrane domain-containing protein; the encoded protein is MNTQLLPALPAGSNGSRKGRGTFTAAHRRRLFRADLLTTAAWASVAAAVALWLADGGATGFSTLAGAFTALGIVAGLAGMDLVLLMLLLAARIPLIDQSVGHDRALEFHRKLGKPSLYLLLAHGILIAIGYGMAEGLDPVSEAVSLWVLVPDMWLAYVSMALFIAVVVTSLVAVRRRFPYEFWYAVHLLTYAAVATSLPHQFSVGGLFAEGTWQRWYWLAVCIATGAALLHYRVLEPVVATFRHQLTVSRVVQVAPGVVSIEMHGLHLDELAGTGGRFFIWRFLAPGLWWHPHPFSLSAEPLQFDASGRGLLRITVRNLGRGSAQLAGVKPGTKVAVEGPYGIFSTAARSRDRVVMIGAGIGITPLRALLESTPFAPGQATVILRGRSEQELYLGDEILELARNRGATLFHLTGARSVRHTGSWLPDSATRAGHRLADYAPDVANADVYVCGPAAWARNVIADARAAGVKEDQLHYERFDW
- a CDS encoding FAD:protein FMN transferase, giving the protein MGTVVSLTVPAASGADELVAATAVVERVFAGLDETFSLYRPDSEASRLARAEITLPDASEEMRRLYADAVGWRLLTEGAFTPERPDGVLDLSGIVKGYAIQEAGTSLLALGLRDWCLNAGGDVLVSGSPAPGATESGNREPWRAGIVDPEDRRTLIAGHPLGGFAGAKLALATSGSAERGDHIWAAGGAGRGARPAPAAPVFRQVSVAAADIVTADVLATAIVAGGLPMLDRATDGWDIEVLAVRAGGELLATPGFRR
- the glsA gene encoding glutaminase A is translated as MESPIQSYLRQIHAEIAQLRDGKPYSTIPAMANVDPDNFGIALATVDGQVYEVGDSREEFTIQSISKPFTYGLALEDLGSDAVDAKVDVEPSGDSFNEISLAEGTGRPANAMINAGALTATSLIRGSGGQSSFKRILSTYSAFAGRQLSVNEKVFESELKHGHRNTALAHLLRSFNIIEDDPAPVLEDYFRQCSVMVNTFDLAIMAATLANGGKNPLTHRQVLEIGPVERVLSVMMTSGMYDDAGAWISSVGMPGKSGVAGGIIAVLPGQVGLAVYSPPLDEHGGSVRGLATAQRLSRDMELHFVRAARTGRSAILAAYDVTETPSGIRRNAEASDVLRAHGHRARVIELNGDLLFAGSESMARELSSLDDDVELVVLDFRRTDQVSEVALRLLEAARQGLSGGGRELVLIEADGAVADSLGERKGHPDGAVPSFSTRSAAVEFCENRLLAKYGDGLLLRDHVPVTDSPALAPLDEADALALQGLMTARKYDDGDVIRRIGLRFGGVYFITSGKVSSTSPGPTSDRVKLNTLSAGMTFGELALGSGNRQETTVRADGPVEVMVLSAEAISDLESTDPRLAIALWKALTRDAYTRVEQYLRESAVRIRE
- a CDS encoding SGNH/GDSL hydrolase family protein codes for the protein MDFAARYVALGDSFTEGVGDDDPARPNGVRGWADRVAEQLGAADPAFGYANLAIRGRKLRQIMAEQVDAAVELKPTLVTVYAGANDILRPKIDIDDLLAEYDAGIRKLSATGATVVMFTGFDARGSKVFGTMRGRTAIYNELVRGIAGDHGALLVDYWRFSEYYDWGMWAKDRMHMSAAGHANMAKRVLTVLEHDHSIDVPPMTPVPELSRADAIRANARWVREFAGPWVVRRVTGKSSGDGLQPRYSQLTRL
- a CDS encoding FMN-binding protein codes for the protein MRIRAAVSAALASAGILLAGWQSGIHVAEAPSAAASTSAGTNGTAGTAGATGSSGSSSGSSSSSGSTGTGSSAGTTGTGSGTAAEPTTGAAAKAGGTYAGSVVQTRFGAVQVQITVKSGAITDVVALQLTDDDRKSIQISNRAAPLLKAEVLAAQSADVQTIGGATVTSDAYLSSLQAAIDAANL
- the rpsN gene encoding 30S ribosomal protein S14 — protein: MAKKSMIAKNEQRKVIVERYAAKRLELKKALVDPASTDEAREAARLGLQKLPRNASPVRLRNRDIIDGRPRGTFQKFGISRVRFRDMAHRGELPGITKSSW
- the rpmG gene encoding 50S ribosomal protein L33 — its product is MAKDKDVRPIIKLKSTAGTGYTYVTRKNRRNDPDRMVLKKYDPRIRKHVEFREER